The following proteins come from a genomic window of Pseudomonas putida:
- a CDS encoding methyl-accepting chemotaxis protein translates to MAGAVEEFSATSMNIADNMAGTERMARDNAQQTRIGRSAMDEASSSLRQIAEALGGTATVMDTLGARSQEIGGIVGVITAIAEQTNLLALNAAIEAARAGEQGRGFAVVADEVRGLAARTRQATDEISGMIASIQQQTGHAISTLEQGNQLMQEGLARNDKVAESLARIDEQSRVAGEQFTVISTATQEQSSTATVLSRNLQSIAQANSEQRDVANELAFTAKELEGLAAQLRQEVDRFR, encoded by the coding sequence ATGGCCGGCGCGGTGGAGGAGTTCAGCGCCACGTCGATGAACATCGCCGACAACATGGCGGGCACCGAGCGTATGGCCCGTGACAACGCCCAGCAAACCCGGATTGGCCGCAGCGCGATGGACGAAGCGTCCAGTTCGTTGCGCCAGATCGCCGAGGCATTAGGTGGCACTGCAACCGTGATGGACACATTGGGTGCACGCTCGCAGGAAATCGGCGGCATTGTCGGGGTGATTACCGCCATTGCCGAACAGACCAACCTGCTGGCGCTCAACGCGGCCATCGAAGCAGCGCGCGCGGGGGAGCAGGGCCGTGGATTTGCCGTAGTGGCTGACGAGGTACGTGGCCTGGCAGCGCGTACGCGTCAAGCGACCGATGAAATCTCCGGGATGATCGCCAGTATCCAGCAGCAGACCGGCCATGCCATCAGCACCCTGGAACAGGGCAATCAGTTGATGCAGGAAGGCCTGGCACGCAACGACAAGGTGGCCGAGTCGCTTGCGCGTATTGACGAGCAAAGCCGCGTCGCGGGTGAGCAGTTTACCGTGATCAGCACTGCCACCCAGGAACAAAGCAGCACGGCAACCGTGCTCAGCCGCAACCTGCAGAGCATTGCCCAGGCCAACAGCGAACAGCGTGACGTGGCCAATGAGCTGGCCTTTACCGCCAAGGAGCTGGAAGGGCTGGCGGCGCAGTTGCGCCAGGAAGTCGATCGGTTTCGTTGA